A genomic segment from Geminocystis sp. M7585_C2015_104 encodes:
- a CDS encoding histone deacetylase, producing the protein MVSIIFAEEFLQHRTGLYHPECPERLVSIVNRLRKNPSLKQVQWLQPTPLKEGRAELWVSKFHDADYIRTVASLAKRGGGRIDLDTPVSAKSYEVALLAVNAWLDGVDRVLQSGKPCFVLARPPGHHATPTTGMGFCLFANAAIAAHYALTLPEITRVGILDWDVHHGNGTQEIVQTNPHIRFCSLHQYPFYPGTGSANETGLYNNVLNIPLKAGSDIKDYEDCFQKQVIPFFREFSPDILIISAGYDANFADPLAEMCLFPADFGKLTEYCLQITKRILFGLEGGYHLEALAESVEYTILPCLSVSG; encoded by the coding sequence ATGGTTAGTATTATTTTCGCAGAGGAATTCCTACAACACAGGACGGGTTTGTATCATCCAGAATGCCCAGAAAGACTGGTGAGTATAGTAAATCGTCTGAGGAAAAATCCATCTCTGAAGCAAGTGCAATGGCTACAACCCACACCACTGAAAGAAGGGAGGGCAGAATTATGGGTGAGTAAATTCCACGATGCCGACTATATCAGAACCGTGGCTTCCCTGGCAAAAAGAGGTGGTGGCAGAATTGACTTAGATACCCCCGTTTCTGCCAAAAGTTATGAGGTAGCCCTATTGGCGGTGAATGCCTGGTTGGACGGCGTGGATAGGGTATTACAATCCGGAAAACCCTGTTTCGTCCTGGCTCGTCCCCCAGGGCACCATGCTACACCTACTACGGGCATGGGTTTTTGTCTGTTTGCCAATGCCGCCATTGCCGCCCATTACGCCCTCACCTTGCCAGAAATAACCAGAGTTGGTATCCTGGACTGGGACGTACATCATGGCAATGGGACTCAGGAAATTGTCCAAACCAACCCCCACATCCGTTTTTGTTCCCTTCATCAGTATCCCTTCTATCCTGGTACTGGTAGTGCCAATGAAACAGGTTTATACAACAACGTGTTAAACATTCCTCTGAAAGCCGGAAGTGATATAAAGGATTATGAAGATTGTTTTCAAAAACAGGTGATTCCATTTTTCCGGGAGTTCTCGCCGGATATATTAATAATTAGTGCGGGGTATGATGCCAATTTTGCTGACCCCTTGGCAGAGATGTGCTTGTTTCCCGCGGATTTTGGCAAATTGACGGAATATTGTCTGCAAATCACCAAGAGGATACTATTTGGGTTGGAGGGGGGTTACCATTTAGAGGCTTTGGCAGAGTCGGTGGAGTATACAATTCTCCCCTGTCTCTCCGTTTCTGGGTAA
- a CDS encoding NAD-dependent succinate-semialdehyde dehydrogenase has protein sequence MVFTSVNPATGEVIKTFTPLTAEEVERKLALAAEAFESYRLSSFEYRRERLYRLAEILNQDCDKWASLITLEMGKPINQAKAEIQKCALVCRYYADKGEEFLSPYTVETDASYSYVTYQPLGVILAVMPWNFPFWQVFRFAAPALMAGNVALLKHASNVPQCSLAIEELITLAGFPLGVFQSLLIPAEMVEEILRDKRVKAVTLTGSELAGRKVAAVAGEELKKSVLELGGSDPFIVMPSANLEEAVEVATTARMLNSGQSCIAAKRFILHSAIAGEFLARLTDRYQRLKVGNPFEEDTDIGPLATPAILATLAQQVEKTVAMGAKVLMGGKALEGKGNFYPPTILTDIPPNSPAMREEFFGPVALIFTVNSFQEAIELANSTDFGLGASIWTTEEEEMEKAIRDIEAGAVFINGLVKSDPRLPFGGIKHSGYGRELGREGILEFVNIKTVWRK, from the coding sequence ATGGTGTTTACTTCTGTTAATCCCGCCACGGGGGAGGTTATTAAAACCTTCACACCCCTTACGGCAGAAGAGGTGGAGAGGAAATTGGCGTTAGCGGCAGAGGCTTTTGAGTCTTACCGTCTCTCCTCCTTTGAATACCGTAGGGAAAGGCTATACCGACTGGCAGAAATTCTAAACCAAGATTGTGACAAGTGGGCCAGCCTAATCACCCTGGAGATGGGCAAACCAATAAACCAAGCAAAAGCAGAAATTCAAAAGTGTGCCCTAGTTTGTCGTTACTATGCCGACAAGGGTGAGGAATTCCTTTCCCCCTACACAGTAGAAACTGACGCCAGCTATAGCTATGTCACCTACCAGCCTCTGGGGGTAATCTTAGCGGTAATGCCGTGGAATTTTCCCTTTTGGCAGGTGTTTCGCTTTGCCGCACCAGCTTTGATGGCAGGGAATGTAGCCTTACTCAAACATGCTTCTAATGTGCCCCAGTGTAGCCTAGCCATCGAGGAGTTGATAACACTGGCAGGTTTTCCCCTGGGGGTGTTTCAGTCGTTGTTGATTCCCGCCGAGATGGTAGAAGAAATATTGCGAGACAAGCGGGTAAAGGCAGTTACCCTCACCGGCAGTGAATTAGCGGGGAGGAAGGTGGCTGCTGTAGCAGGGGAGGAGTTAAAAAAGAGTGTTTTGGAGTTAGGAGGCAGTGACCCCTTTATTGTAATGCCTTCCGCCAACTTAGAGGAAGCAGTAGAGGTAGCCACCACGGCGAGAATGCTAAACAGTGGCCAATCCTGTATTGCCGCTAAGCGTTTTATCCTCCACAGTGCCATTGCCGGGGAATTTTTGGCGAGGCTTACTGACAGGTATCAACGGCTAAAGGTGGGCAATCCCTTTGAGGAGGATACAGATATTGGGCCACTGGCCACCCCTGCCATTTTAGCGACTTTAGCCCAACAGGTAGAAAAAACAGTGGCCATGGGGGCAAAGGTGTTGATGGGAGGTAAAGCCCTGGAGGGAAAAGGCAATTTCTACCCCCCCACCATTCTAACAGATATTCCTCCCAATTCGCCGGCCATGAGGGAGGAATTTTTTGGCCCAGTAGCCCTTATTTTCACCGTCAATAGCTTTCAGGAGGCCATCGAACTTGCCAACAGCACTGATTTTGGACTGGGTGCATCTATTTGGACAACAGAGGAGGAAGAGATGGAAAAGGCTATTAGGGATATTGAGGCGGGGGCAGTTTTTATCAACGGTTTGGTAAAATCTGATCCCCGTTTGCCCTTTGGTGGTATAAAACATTCCGGCTACGGCAGAGAATTGGGCAGGGAGGGTATCCTAGAATTTGTAAACATTAAAACCGTTTGGCGCAAATAA
- a CDS encoding EAL domain-containing protein, whose amino-acid sequence MDSGHSLPRVVSRHLLVFFPSKYQQENTVILTDGLYFIGRDSKNSIFLDSPFVSRLHATLVRKESPENGETVYILVDGDLRGKRSQNGTFVNGQKIIQHTLKTGDVIVFGSEENKAVYKRENISASPPADVIKKISSITREKLQDTLIVSELNLKERLHSQNIEHLASFPELSPNPILEFDSQGNLLYCNPAARICFEEIVEGKTQENPLLMSISYPDNLDPQQSHLLIREIEYNGLFYEEYIHFLCREKVIRIYAFDITERKKYERELKYQAIHDSLTGLPNREFFYQKLEEYLRSGEEGKVSLAILFIDVDRFKNVNDTLSHTVGDKLLQQISYRLKTILPTNCVLARWGGDEFIVLMPIYSKMSALFRENNHPVKSLAEAIISKIKQPFFIDNHNIYVTCSIGISIYPTDGSNETTLVKNADMALYRAKHLGRDNYQFYTNRLGWRKMFLFELENSLYQAMNNRQFFLSYQPQLDLKTNRIEGVEVLLRWQHPILGIVSPSQFIPLAEETGLIISIGEWVLKQACETGKKWLQCGYPPLTLSVNVSAKQFQTDDFANKLKTILEETQFPPDYLELEITESILLQDVQQVEKTLSQLAEIGVKLSLDDFGTGYSSFGYLKKFPFDSIKIDKSFVDGLCDNKQDRALVAAIITLARGYGMKVVAEGVETENQKRVLEELDCDVIQGYLVGKPLTEEELLERITTDKGE is encoded by the coding sequence ATGGATAGCGGCCATTCCTTGCCACGAGTTGTTAGTCGTCATCTTCTTGTTTTTTTCCCCAGTAAATACCAACAGGAAAATACTGTTATTCTAACAGATGGGCTTTATTTTATCGGCCGAGACTCCAAGAATTCTATATTCCTGGACTCTCCATTTGTATCCCGATTGCACGCCACTCTAGTGCGAAAAGAGTCCCCGGAAAATGGGGAGACAGTTTATATTCTTGTTGATGGGGATTTGCGGGGTAAAAGAAGTCAAAATGGCACTTTTGTAAACGGTCAAAAAATAATCCAACACACCCTAAAAACAGGGGATGTTATTGTTTTTGGCTCGGAGGAAAATAAGGCGGTTTATAAAAGGGAAAATATATCTGCTTCTCCCCCCGCGGATGTCATAAAGAAAATCTCTAGCATCACCAGGGAAAAATTACAAGACACCCTCATTGTATCCGAATTAAATCTCAAAGAGCGTCTTCATAGTCAAAATATAGAACATTTAGCCTCTTTTCCTGAACTGTCTCCCAATCCCATTTTGGAATTCGACTCTCAAGGAAATTTGCTTTATTGTAATCCTGCCGCCAGAATCTGTTTTGAGGAAATAGTTGAGGGTAAAACCCAAGAAAACCCTCTGTTAATGTCTATTAGTTATCCTGATAATCTTGACCCTCAGCAGAGTCATTTGCTCATAAGAGAAATAGAGTATAATGGCCTATTTTATGAAGAATATATACACTTTCTCTGCCGGGAAAAGGTGATAAGAATTTATGCTTTTGATATCACCGAGAGAAAGAAATACGAAAGAGAACTAAAATATCAGGCAATTCATGACTCCCTTACGGGCTTGCCTAACCGAGAATTTTTCTATCAGAAACTGGAAGAATACCTGCGGAGTGGAGAAGAAGGAAAAGTATCATTAGCAATTCTCTTTATCGATGTAGATAGATTTAAAAATGTGAATGACACCCTCAGTCATACCGTAGGAGACAAACTACTACAACAAATATCATACCGCCTAAAAACAATACTCCCCACTAACTGTGTTTTGGCCCGTTGGGGAGGAGACGAGTTTATTGTACTTATGCCAATATACAGCAAAATGTCAGCCCTGTTTCGAGAAAATAATCATCCGGTGAAAAGTTTGGCCGAAGCAATTATTAGCAAAATAAAGCAGCCGTTTTTTATAGACAATCACAACATATATGTGACTTGTAGCATCGGAATTTCTATTTACCCAACAGATGGTTCAAATGAGACAACTTTAGTTAAGAATGCAGACATGGCATTGTATCGGGCCAAGCATTTGGGCAGGGACAATTACCAATTTTATACTAATAGGTTGGGTTGGCGAAAAATGTTTCTTTTTGAGCTAGAAAATAGCCTATATCAAGCAATGAATAACAGACAATTCTTCCTCAGCTACCAACCCCAACTAGATTTGAAAACAAACCGTATTGAGGGAGTGGAAGTATTACTGCGATGGCAACACCCTATCCTAGGCATTGTATCCCCCAGTCAATTTATACCCCTGGCAGAAGAAACAGGATTGATTATCTCCATTGGCGAATGGGTATTAAAACAAGCTTGTGAAACAGGGAAAAAATGGCTACAATGCGGCTATCCTCCTCTCACCCTGTCGGTGAATGTGTCTGCTAAACAGTTTCAAACAGATGATTTCGCTAACAAGCTAAAGACAATATTAGAAGAAACTCAATTTCCCCCTGATTATTTGGAGTTGGAAATCACCGAGTCGATTTTATTACAGGATGTGCAACAAGTAGAAAAAACCCTTAGCCAATTGGCTGAAATAGGAGTAAAACTGTCTCTGGACGATTTTGGCACCGGTTATTCTTCCTTTGGTTACCTGAAAAAATTCCCCTTCGACTCCATAAAAATAGATAAGTCCTTTGTGGATGGTCTGTGCGATAATAAACAGGATAGGGCCCTGGTGGCCGCCATTATTACCTTGGCAAGAGGATATGGGATGAAAGTGGTGGCAGAGGGAGTAGAAACGGAAAACCAAAAAAGAGTCCTAGAAGAGTTGGATTGTGATGTAATTCAGGGATACTTGGTAGGCAAACCGTTGACAGAAGAGGAATTGTTAGAGAGGATTACCACTGACAAGGGGGAATGA
- the nadA gene encoding quinolinate synthase NadA: MFATAATVTTPTTPQDLVEAINGLKKELNAVILAHYYQESEIQDIADYIGDSLGLSQQAAKTKADVILFAGVHFMAETAKILNPDKLVLIPDLEAGCSLADSCPAEEFAAFKAKYPNHLVISYINCSAEVKALSDIICTSSNAVKIVKQIPPTQPIIFAPDRNLGRYVMEQTGRYDMVLWEGSCIVHETFSEKKLVQLKVQHPSAKILAHPECEPPVLRHADFIGSTTALLKYVIESNAKEFIIATEPGIIHQMKKAAPGKTFIPAPAENNCSCNECPYMRLNTLEKVYLALKNRAPAVDVPPEIRHRALLPIQRMLEMS, from the coding sequence GTGTTTGCTACTGCTGCTACAGTAACTACCCCCACCACGCCCCAGGATTTAGTGGAAGCCATCAATGGGCTGAAGAAAGAGCTAAATGCTGTAATACTTGCGCACTACTATCAGGAAAGTGAAATCCAGGACATTGCCGATTATATAGGAGACTCCCTGGGGCTATCACAACAGGCGGCGAAAACCAAAGCGGATGTGATTCTCTTTGCTGGGGTGCACTTCATGGCAGAAACTGCCAAAATCCTAAACCCCGACAAGTTAGTACTAATACCAGATTTGGAGGCCGGATGTTCTCTTGCCGATTCATGTCCAGCAGAAGAGTTTGCCGCCTTTAAAGCCAAATATCCCAACCACCTGGTAATCTCTTACATAAATTGTAGTGCTGAGGTGAAGGCTCTAAGTGATATTATCTGTACCAGCTCCAATGCCGTCAAAATTGTCAAACAGATACCCCCCACTCAGCCTATTATATTTGCCCCCGATCGCAATCTAGGACGCTATGTGATGGAACAAACGGGGCGCTATGATATGGTACTATGGGAGGGCAGCTGTATCGTCCATGAAACCTTCTCAGAAAAGAAACTTGTCCAGCTAAAGGTTCAACACCCCTCCGCTAAAATCCTTGCCCACCCTGAATGTGAGCCTCCTGTTTTGCGTCACGCCGACTTCATTGGCTCTACAACTGCACTACTAAAATATGTTATAGAGAGTAACGCAAAAGAGTTCATAATTGCTACAGAGCCAGGAATAATCCACCAGATGAAGAAGGCGGCACCAGGGAAGACTTTTATCCCGGCGCCGGCGGAAAACAACTGCTCTTGTAATGAGTGCCCCTACATGCGTTTGAATACCCTGGAGAAGGTGTATCTAGCCCTAAAAAATCGCGCCCCTGCCGTGGATGTACCGCCGGAGATCCGTCACCGGGCCCTACTGCCCATTCAACGGATGTTAGAAATGTCCTAA
- the purE gene encoding 5-(carboxyamino)imidazole ribonucleotide mutase, producing the protein MSGNPQIGIIMGSDSDLPTMREAIAVCERFGVEYEVAIVSAHRTPKRMVEYAQNAHKRGIKVIIAGAGGAAHLPGMVASLTPLPVIGVPVVSKHLQGLDSLYSIVQMPKGIPVATVAIGNAENAGLLAIRILACQQPELLQKVEEYSEQLRQMVEEKHKQLESQGYQICKSI; encoded by the coding sequence ATGTCTGGAAATCCACAGATAGGGATTATCATGGGCAGTGATTCGGATTTGCCTACCATGAGGGAGGCCATTGCCGTATGTGAGAGATTTGGGGTGGAATACGAGGTAGCCATCGTTTCTGCCCATCGTACTCCCAAAAGGATGGTAGAATATGCCCAAAATGCCCACAAAAGGGGGATAAAAGTGATAATAGCCGGTGCGGGTGGGGCGGCGCACTTGCCGGGGATGGTAGCCTCCCTTACCCCGTTGCCAGTAATAGGAGTGCCAGTTGTCAGTAAACACCTACAGGGATTGGATTCCCTTTATTCAATAGTGCAAATGCCTAAGGGTATTCCCGTTGCTACGGTGGCCATAGGCAATGCCGAGAATGCCGGTTTACTGGCCATTAGGATTTTAGCTTGTCAACAGCCTGAACTGTTACAAAAAGTAGAGGAGTATAGTGAACAATTGAGACAGATGGTAGAGGAGAAACATAAACAACTAGAAAGTCAAGGTTACCAGATTTGCAAGAGCATATGA
- a CDS encoding NAD(P)H-quinone oxidoreductase subunit N, translating into MPLITTGKAFIKDLEKFGALAVYAPLEGGFEGRYQRRLRAHGYHTYNLTARGLGDLSAYLMNVHGIRPPHLGKKNIGREAAVGDVYFIPPLVGYQLEILPPQSKGLVLWIIEGFVFSREEKQYLVDLTKQQPRLKVVVEVGGERFFRWESLAQSLEMAA; encoded by the coding sequence ATGCCACTAATTACCACAGGAAAGGCCTTTATAAAAGACTTAGAAAAATTCGGAGCCCTAGCGGTATATGCCCCCCTAGAGGGAGGGTTCGAGGGGCGTTATCAACGGCGACTGAGGGCACATGGTTACCACACCTACAATCTTACTGCTAGGGGTTTGGGAGACTTGAGTGCCTATCTCATGAATGTCCATGGCATACGCCCCCCTCATCTGGGCAAGAAAAATATTGGTAGAGAGGCAGCAGTGGGAGACGTCTATTTCATACCTCCCCTTGTGGGCTACCAGTTGGAAATCCTGCCTCCTCAGTCCAAGGGGCTAGTGTTGTGGATTATCGAGGGCTTTGTTTTTTCCCGTGAGGAAAAACAATACCTGGTGGATTTAACCAAGCAGCAACCCCGTCTCAAAGTGGTTGTGGAAGTCGGGGGTGAGCGTTTTTTCCGTTGGGAGTCTTTAGCCCAGTCTCTCGAGATGGCTGCCTGA
- a CDS encoding EAL domain-containing protein: MSKDYPFDVNPAIHVLVVQDDCSRRTIVLDEANYSIGRDPRNKIVLSSKKVSRFHATLLRRTDTKNRTYSYWLLDGDLQGNRSTNGIFINDKRCLVQELKHEDVISFGQDVQAVYYILHSPEQLQLLQAGDFVKPPELESTSSVAAATVERKREILEKSTKKTVVATEGYVEEAGVALASNTPAADVAKLASFPELSPNPIFELDWDGNITYLNPAATNKFPELKNNPPVDTHPLLMGLLKNIDSTQGKDNKLFVREVHIKEQVFEQYIHYLPERKLIRSYVFDYTRRKAIEAQLQETEERYRLFISQTRDGILLVDAQNKKILEANQAIADLLEYSVEELFSLKLYDLIDLTTNVLDKQIELILASKKEQNFVREFVYKGKNKLPVSLETSISWLTYGDQILLLFTIYPPHKQTQQQTYIQKDSLYDLETGLPTRQLFLEQLKTAIANSRRQKGLLSVIFLELEILEEGRDTLNYSLKSKVLEGVGKRLRACLREGDVICHWEGAVFACLLPRIRSARDAGRVSSRLLEALKPPFFLDHQHIYTRVYIGIAVREREEETLQSLIQQAQTALQKSKEAGGNNYKFADVSRQTEIDRFLRLERLLSYALERGEFRLYYQPQLSTTIGKITGVEALLRWQHPDLGLISAEQFLPMAEETGLIVPIGDWVIENACQQRRRWQEGYLQNQPICINISSQQLQQRNFVQKLQAILEKLDLPPSYLELEIQEKTIEKAPDDVFSTLEKLRDLGIRIALDDFGTSDVSFGYLKRFPFTTVKIDRPVIKTLLTQPQEKALVSAIMAFSRGLENVRIVAEGVEDKSQIEELVKLGCAEIQGNWLTAPLNPEEMTAFLNSHQRAQ; the protein is encoded by the coding sequence ATGAGTAAGGATTATCCATTTGATGTAAATCCCGCAATTCACGTACTGGTAGTACAAGACGACTGTTCCAGACGCACCATTGTCCTAGACGAAGCTAATTATTCCATAGGTAGAGATCCTCGTAATAAGATTGTCCTTTCCTCCAAAAAAGTCTCCCGCTTCCATGCAACCCTTCTACGACGCACTGACACCAAGAATCGCACCTATTCCTATTGGCTTCTCGATGGCGATTTACAGGGCAATCGTAGCACCAATGGAATATTTATTAACGACAAAAGATGTCTAGTACAAGAGTTAAAACACGAAGATGTCATTAGTTTTGGCCAAGACGTCCAGGCAGTCTACTATATCCTTCACAGTCCCGAGCAACTCCAGCTACTACAAGCTGGCGACTTTGTCAAGCCCCCAGAATTAGAAAGCACTAGTTCCGTTGCCGCCGCCACTGTTGAACGAAAAAGAGAAATATTAGAAAAAAGTACCAAAAAGACAGTAGTGGCCACTGAAGGCTATGTGGAAGAAGCCGGGGTAGCGTTGGCAAGTAACACCCCCGCCGCCGACGTGGCTAAATTGGCCTCCTTCCCAGAATTGAGCCCCAATCCCATTTTTGAACTAGACTGGGATGGCAACATCACCTATCTCAATCCCGCCGCCACCAATAAGTTTCCAGAGTTGAAAAATAACCCCCCAGTTGACACCCACCCCCTCCTCATGGGATTGTTGAAAAATATTGATAGCACTCAAGGGAAAGACAATAAATTATTTGTGCGAGAAGTTCACATCAAGGAGCAAGTTTTCGAACAATATATCCACTACTTACCCGAGAGAAAACTAATCAGGAGTTATGTCTTTGATTATACCAGGAGAAAAGCCATAGAGGCCCAATTACAAGAAACAGAAGAAAGGTATAGACTTTTTATCAGCCAGACCAGGGACGGAATCTTACTAGTAGACGCCCAGAATAAGAAAATACTGGAGGCCAATCAGGCCATAGCAGACCTATTGGAGTACTCTGTTGAGGAACTGTTTTCCCTAAAATTGTACGACTTAATCGACTTAACAACCAACGTTTTGGATAAGCAAATCGAGCTGATTTTGGCCAGCAAAAAAGAGCAAAATTTTGTGAGAGAGTTCGTGTACAAGGGCAAGAACAAACTACCAGTAAGTCTAGAAACTAGTATTTCTTGGCTGACTTATGGAGACCAAATTCTCCTCCTGTTTACAATATATCCACCCCATAAACAAACTCAGCAACAAACCTATATCCAAAAGGACAGTTTATATGATTTAGAAACTGGCCTGCCCACCCGGCAACTATTTTTGGAACAATTAAAAACAGCTATAGCCAATAGTCGTCGTCAAAAAGGACTATTGTCAGTAATCTTTTTGGAATTGGAGATTTTAGAAGAGGGAAGAGATACCCTCAATTACAGTCTGAAATCCAAGGTATTAGAAGGGGTGGGGAAACGCCTGCGCGCCTGTCTACGAGAGGGAGATGTGATTTGCCATTGGGAAGGGGCCGTTTTTGCCTGTCTTCTGCCCCGAATTCGCAGCGCCAGAGACGCCGGGAGGGTAAGCAGTCGTCTGTTGGAAGCCCTGAAACCCCCCTTCTTCCTAGACCATCAACATATATATACAAGAGTTTATATTGGCATCGCAGTAAGAGAACGAGAAGAGGAAACCCTACAGTCTTTAATTCAGCAGGCACAAACTGCCCTCCAGAAAAGCAAAGAGGCAGGAGGAAATAATTATAAATTTGCAGATGTGAGCCGACAGACGGAAATAGACCGTTTCCTACGTCTGGAAAGACTTTTGAGTTATGCCTTGGAGCGGGGCGAGTTTCGTCTGTACTACCAACCCCAGCTTTCCACTACCATCGGGAAAATCACAGGGGTTGAGGCATTGCTTCGCTGGCAACACCCCGATTTGGGATTAATTAGTGCCGAACAGTTTTTGCCCATGGCAGAAGAGACTGGTTTGATTGTACCCATCGGTGATTGGGTAATCGAAAATGCTTGTCAACAACGCCGTAGATGGCAAGAGGGCTATTTGCAAAACCAACCCATTTGTATTAACATTTCCAGTCAACAATTGCAACAACGCAATTTTGTGCAGAAACTACAGGCTATCCTAGAAAAACTGGACTTACCCCCCTCCTACCTAGAGTTGGAAATCCAGGAGAAAACCATAGAAAAAGCCCCGGATGACGTTTTCTCCACACTAGAAAAATTAAGGGATTTAGGCATAAGAATAGCCCTGGATGACTTTGGCACTAGTGATGTCTCTTTTGGCTATCTTAAACGTTTCCCCTTTACTACAGTAAAAATAGACCGTCCTGTGATTAAAACCCTCTTAACACAACCCCAGGAAAAGGCCCTAGTGAGTGCCATTATGGCTTTTAGCCGTGGTTTAGAGAATGTGAGAATTGTTGCCGAGGGGGTGGAAGACAAAAGTCAAATTGAAGAATTAGTCAAATTGGGTTGCGCTGAAATACAAGGTAATTGGCTAACTGCCCCTTTAAACCCAGAAGAAATGACTGCCTTCCTCAACAGCCACCAACGGGCACAATGA